In a genomic window of Nitrospira sp. ND1:
- a CDS encoding DUF4403 family protein yields MGGRRRFDRNSLVCFSAAILSLCATAPAAAAGTGTARHQQMEASSMTIHVPIPMTALAEQYASIHQSLAAHRHTHRDWVTLGGGTGFLKYRIWPGEQSSTTTEGRLLSQSSFPFGVEYAKQIKGTVTKIADCGQQDATTGTGRLSVTLATTFSQARAYTLLPISSVTAVEANRPCLLSEQGVDTAPLMAQVYRSELQEMLPTVDRKAATLVTLKPAVTHIWNDLQEPLLLDEAEGLWLQLNPEAIGPAGVESLSGTPAAGYGVRARPTVVRGTKPLSRHLPLPELQSQFHDEGFHVAFALQVPIEEANQRLREAVVGQEWSLGVGTIKIVGATLYPLGNQVGVELTLRGLLPLTLRLKGTPAYDEAAGRILFRDVDYTIKERTPATDLAEEWLHEPLRDELAGRLVLPIREELDLMRQALEKGLNRNLTGGRLRGRVHKLSLEALTVQTANLSVRFKTEGTLHYDAHADIGAP; encoded by the coding sequence ATGGGCGGACGACGCCGGTTCGATCGAAATAGCCTGGTTTGCTTCTCTGCGGCCATTCTGAGTCTCTGCGCCACAGCACCCGCGGCAGCGGCAGGAACCGGCACGGCCCGGCACCAGCAGATGGAAGCCTCCAGCATGACGATTCATGTGCCGATTCCCATGACCGCCCTGGCCGAGCAGTATGCGAGCATTCACCAGTCACTCGCCGCACATCGACACACACACCGCGACTGGGTAACGCTGGGCGGAGGTACCGGATTTTTGAAGTACCGGATCTGGCCGGGAGAGCAGAGTTCGACGACGACCGAAGGTCGCCTGCTGTCCCAATCCAGCTTTCCATTCGGCGTGGAATACGCGAAGCAAATCAAAGGCACGGTGACGAAAATCGCCGACTGCGGCCAACAGGATGCCACAACCGGCACAGGCCGGTTATCGGTGACGCTGGCAACCACCTTCAGCCAGGCCCGCGCCTATACCCTATTGCCCATCAGTAGCGTTACCGCGGTGGAAGCGAACCGACCCTGCCTGCTGTCCGAACAAGGCGTCGATACGGCACCCCTGATGGCGCAGGTCTATCGAAGTGAGTTGCAAGAGATGCTGCCGACGGTTGATCGTAAGGCTGCCACCCTCGTGACGCTGAAGCCCGCCGTCACTCACATCTGGAACGATCTGCAGGAACCCTTGCTGTTGGATGAAGCGGAAGGCCTCTGGCTCCAACTGAATCCTGAAGCCATCGGTCCCGCCGGAGTCGAGTCGCTGTCAGGCACACCGGCTGCCGGATACGGCGTCAGGGCCAGACCGACCGTCGTGCGTGGCACCAAGCCCTTGTCACGACATCTCCCCCTCCCCGAGCTGCAGTCTCAGTTTCATGACGAGGGCTTTCATGTCGCCTTCGCGCTCCAGGTCCCCATCGAGGAAGCGAATCAGCGATTGCGCGAAGCAGTGGTCGGGCAGGAATGGTCGCTGGGCGTCGGCACGATCAAGATCGTGGGGGCAACATTGTACCCCCTGGGCAATCAAGTGGGAGTGGAACTCACCCTGAGGGGGCTGCTCCCGCTCACACTCCGTTTAAAGGGAACACCGGCGTACGACGAAGCGGCGGGGCGGATTCTGTTTCGGGATGTCGACTACACGATCAAGGAGCGCACGCCGGCCACCGACTTGGCTGAAGAATGGTTACATGAACCGCTACGTGATGAGTTGGCCGGAAGATTGGTGCTCCCCATTCGAGAGGAACTGGACCTGATGCGACAGGCGCTGGAGAAGGGACTGAACAGAAACCTGACAGGAGGGCGCTTGCGCGGCAGGGTTCACAAGCTGTCCCTCGAAGCGCTGACGGTGCAGACCGCCAACCTCTCGGTGCGATTCAAAACCGAGGGAACACTTCACTACGACGCCCATGCGGACATCGGAGCCCCGTAA
- a CDS encoding MTH1187 family thiamine-binding protein: MVLLEFSMSPLGKGESVSKYVSRSLDIIDKSGVDYRLNPMGTVLEGEWDEVMAVVKKCYMRMRKDCNRVSCSIKIDYRKGPKGRLSSKVSSVESQLKRKLKV, translated from the coding sequence ATGGTGTTGCTGGAATTCAGTATGTCGCCCCTGGGCAAGGGAGAGAGCGTGAGCAAATACGTGTCACGCTCGTTGGATATTATCGACAAGAGCGGTGTGGACTATCGGCTGAATCCGATGGGCACGGTACTCGAAGGGGAATGGGACGAGGTCATGGCGGTGGTCAAGAAGTGCTACATGCGCATGCGCAAAGACTGCAATCGCGTGTCCTGCAGCATCAAGATCGACTACCGCAAGGGACCGAAGGGGCGCTTGTCGAGCAAAGTGTCGAGTGTGGAATCACAGCTGAAACGAAAGCTGAAGGTCTAA
- a CDS encoding bifunctional precorrin-2 dehydrogenase/sirohydrochlorin ferrochelatase yields MAANPGFQISLDVRGWPVLVIGGDEEAADKVQRLLEAGAKVTVISPTLHEVLRKLAASAKIIHRGRHFRANDLEAVILVLNTIRDDRELSHSLMRLAREQKFLIWSVDQPDVSNVVMPAVVSSGHVRVAISSSGQAPALSGFMKEDLERILDNEFVAFVDWLGQLREQAKANEPDAEKRRALLREALDGFRLLGKVQYPKVWLDQRAAVGAGEKRGS; encoded by the coding sequence ATGGCTGCAAATCCCGGGTTTCAAATTTCACTCGATGTGCGTGGGTGGCCGGTCCTGGTGATCGGTGGTGATGAGGAAGCGGCAGATAAAGTGCAGCGGCTCCTAGAGGCAGGCGCGAAGGTCACGGTGATCAGTCCCACCCTGCATGAAGTGCTTCGTAAACTGGCGGCCTCGGCGAAAATCATTCATCGTGGGCGGCATTTCCGCGCGAACGATCTGGAGGCGGTCATCCTGGTCTTGAACACGATTCGCGATGATCGTGAACTCTCCCACTCACTCATGCGATTGGCTCGCGAACAGAAATTTTTGATCTGGTCCGTCGACCAGCCCGACGTGTCGAACGTGGTGATGCCGGCCGTCGTCAGCTCCGGTCATGTTCGTGTGGCGATCAGCTCGAGCGGGCAGGCGCCGGCGCTTTCCGGATTCATGAAGGAAGATCTCGAGCGTATTTTGGACAACGAGTTTGTCGCGTTCGTCGATTGGCTCGGGCAGCTTCGCGAGCAGGCCAAGGCCAACGAACCGGACGCGGAGAAACGTCGCGCGCTGTTGCGTGAGGCGCTGGATGGATTCCGACTTCTGGGAAAAGTGCAGTACCCGAAGGTGTGGCTGGATCAACGGGCGGCCGTTGGGGCAGGGGAAAAGCGCGGATCGTAG
- a CDS encoding HNH endonuclease, which yields MEMTLLLNSTYEPLRVLHWQKAITLLWQGKVEVLEVYDRQIHGISISIKLPSVMRLLKLVKLKDSHRAVKFSRINIFTRDGYCCQYCKHKFRTEELTFDHVVPIAKGGRKTWENIVTACWRCNNRKSGRTPEEANMRLIKRPVKPRWSPTVTITIGIRNTPESWRDYLYWNLELDADPAET from the coding sequence ATGGAAATGACCTTGTTGCTCAACTCCACCTATGAACCGCTCCGTGTCCTGCATTGGCAAAAGGCCATTACTCTGCTCTGGCAGGGGAAGGTCGAAGTCCTCGAAGTCTACGATCGCCAAATCCACGGTATCTCGATCTCGATCAAGCTCCCCTCGGTGATGCGCCTCCTGAAGCTGGTGAAGCTCAAGGATAGCCATCGCGCGGTGAAGTTTTCCCGCATCAACATTTTTACGCGTGACGGCTACTGCTGCCAGTACTGCAAGCACAAGTTCCGCACGGAGGAACTGACGTTCGACCATGTCGTGCCGATCGCGAAAGGCGGTCGGAAGACCTGGGAGAACATCGTGACGGCCTGCTGGCGGTGCAACAACCGGAAGAGCGGCCGGACCCCGGAAGAAGCCAACATGCGTTTGATCAAGAGGCCCGTAAAGCCGCGCTGGAGTCCCACCGTCACGATTACCATCGGGATCCGGAACACGCCGGAAAGTTGGCGGGACTATCTGTACTGGAACCTCGAGCTGGACGCGGACCCGGCTGAAACCTAG
- a CDS encoding Rieske 2Fe-2S domain-containing protein → MDSKPDYITVAQVDQVPPGTCRTVEVEGIFLALCNVDGTFHVVDNTCPHAGGPLGEGCMDGELVECPWHGWRFNVRTGERPENPEIRVACVEVRVQGTNVQVKTPLTL, encoded by the coding sequence ATGGATTCGAAGCCCGACTATATCACCGTCGCCCAGGTGGACCAGGTTCCTCCTGGCACCTGCCGCACCGTTGAAGTCGAGGGAATTTTTCTCGCCCTCTGTAATGTCGACGGAACCTTTCATGTCGTCGATAATACATGCCCGCACGCAGGGGGACCGCTCGGCGAAGGATGCATGGATGGTGAACTGGTCGAATGCCCCTGGCACGGGTGGCGATTCAACGTCCGTACCGGTGAGCGGCCTGAAAATCCGGAGATCCGCGTGGCTTGCGTGGAAGTGAGGGTGCAAGGCACAAACGTGCAGGTGAAAACGCCCCTTACATTGTAG
- a CDS encoding gamma-glutamylcyclotransferase family protein — MKFFFYADNLNPSQLKRRAPEHKFLFTAYLPDHSIQFCRWSTQWRCGLASVIPSPGEKVWGAVFEITDEDLKILDEFEGDVPQGAYRHLPVTVITEEGEKLLVTTHAANPIGKFKPKEHYIDWVLKGVKQWKLPEESTEQWKAYKPA; from the coding sequence ATGAAGTTCTTCTTTTACGCGGACAATTTGAACCCGTCTCAACTCAAGCGTCGCGCCCCGGAACACAAGTTTCTTTTCACGGCGTACCTCCCCGACCATAGCATTCAGTTCTGCCGCTGGTCGACGCAATGGCGATGCGGCCTGGCGAGCGTGATTCCGTCGCCGGGGGAAAAAGTCTGGGGAGCCGTCTTCGAAATCACCGACGAAGATCTCAAGATCCTCGACGAATTCGAAGGTGACGTGCCGCAGGGCGCCTACCGCCACCTGCCGGTGACAGTGATCACGGAAGAAGGCGAAAAGTTATTAGTCACCACCCATGCGGCCAATCCCATCGGCAAATTCAAGCCGAAGGAACATTACATCGATTGGGTCCTCAAAGGCGTCAAGCAGTGGAAGTTGCCTGAGGAATCCACCGAGCAGTGGAAGGCGTATAAACCAGCCTGA
- a CDS encoding ferredoxin: protein MPKPKYHILVCTNARPPGHPKPSCGGQGSAQLLMSFNMGLMQRGIMPGEVLVTGSSCLGPCEQGPTVVVYPDNTWYSKVTEADVATILDEHIKGGKPAAKLNPDSVWK, encoded by the coding sequence ATGCCAAAACCGAAATATCATATCCTTGTCTGCACAAACGCCCGTCCGCCGGGCCACCCGAAACCCTCCTGCGGCGGCCAGGGCTCTGCGCAACTGCTGATGTCCTTTAACATGGGCCTCATGCAGCGCGGCATCATGCCTGGCGAAGTCCTCGTCACCGGCTCCTCCTGCCTCGGCCCCTGCGAGCAGGGACCGACCGTCGTGGTGTACCCGGACAACACCTGGTATTCGAAAGTCACTGAAGCCGATGTCGCTACGATTCTCGATGAGCACATCAAGGGCGGCAAACCGGCGGCGAAGCTGAACCCGGATTCGGTCTGGAAGTAG
- a CDS encoding molybdenum cofactor biosynthesis protein B: MVITCSDTRTPETDTSGQLIQQLLKDKGHHIAAYHLVKDEPAEIKARIAEAITNESVQAIVINGGTGISRRDSTFEAVDAMLEKRLDGFGEVFRYLTYQDIGSPAIMSRATAGIIKGRILFSTPGSENAVRLAMEKLILPELGHLVKELTK, from the coding sequence ATGGTTATCACCTGCAGCGACACCCGCACGCCTGAGACCGACACCAGCGGCCAATTGATCCAGCAGTTGCTCAAGGACAAGGGCCATCACATCGCCGCCTACCACCTCGTCAAAGACGAACCGGCAGAGATCAAGGCGCGGATCGCCGAAGCCATCACCAATGAGTCCGTGCAGGCCATCGTGATCAATGGCGGAACAGGGATCTCCCGGCGGGACTCGACGTTTGAGGCGGTGGATGCGATGCTGGAAAAACGGCTGGATGGATTCGGCGAAGTGTTTCGCTATCTGACCTATCAGGACATCGGCTCACCGGCCATCATGAGCCGGGCCACCGCCGGCATCATCAAGGGCCGTATCCTCTTTTCGACTCCGGGATCAGAAAACGCCGTCCGCCTGGCGATGGAAAAACTGATCCTCCCCGAACTGGGCCACCTCGTCAAAGAACTCACGAAGTAA
- a CDS encoding CBS domain-containing protein produces the protein MASIAQIMNKKPQSIGPTTSIRGAAKKMRDLRVGSLLIKKGKNFVGIVTDTDLVRKGLATSQDVSKLTVEKIMTTPLCTIESNQAVDDAQDMMGDLGVRHLAVTKGGSIVGVVSVRDLLMHYKRYAQSRLADKQVYSEPKIGQD, from the coding sequence ATGGCGAGTATTGCGCAGATCATGAACAAGAAACCCCAGAGCATTGGTCCGACGACGTCGATTCGCGGTGCGGCGAAGAAGATGCGTGACTTGCGGGTCGGTTCACTCCTGATTAAGAAGGGGAAGAACTTTGTGGGGATCGTGACCGATACGGATCTCGTCCGCAAGGGTCTGGCGACCAGCCAGGACGTATCGAAACTCACGGTGGAAAAGATCATGACCACTCCGCTCTGCACCATTGAGAGCAATCAGGCGGTCGATGACGCGCAGGATATGATGGGCGATCTCGGGGTGCGCCACCTCGCGGTGACCAAGGGGGGCTCGATCGTCGGCGTGGTGTCGGTGCGCGATCTCTTGATGCATTACAAACGGTACGCGCAATCGAGACTGGCGGATAAGCAGGTGTACTCTGAACCGAAAATCGGGCAAGACTAG